From the genome of Sediminibacter sp. Hel_I_10:
TAATTCATCTCAAATTAGCACACCCCGAATTTGATAAAAGTATCAGTAAGGAACTCCAGAAACTCTCTTTAGAAGATGAGTCTCCACTAAATTATAAAGAACATTTTTCAGTTTCTCAAATTTCATTGACCCCAGAACTTAACGTAGTTTCTGATCACACTAAAAACATACTTTTAACTTTTTCTGTTTCAACAGAGTCCAAAACTTTCAAAGATTCAATAGTCGCTCAAATCACAAGTGATGTCATTTTTATAGATGGTGAAAAAAGAATGTCTAGAAACATAAAATTTCTACAAGCCAAATAAATCTTATTTACAGCAAGTAACTCAACTCTTTCATATCCTCAAAAACCAGATCAGCTTTGCCTTTAAGCTCGTTTGTATAATCTTGTGCCGCATAACCAAAAACATCAAAGCCTCCTGCCTTTGCCGCTTTTACTCCAGTAAGACTGTCCTCTATTACCACACAATCCTTAGGATCAAAACCCATAGATGAGGCTGCCCAAAGAAAAATAGCTGGGTCTGGCTTCCATTTTTGAAGTGTATAACAACTAAATATACGGTCCTCAAAATAGGGCAACAGGCCAGTAAATTCTAAATTGAGTCTTATTTTAGAAATTGGTCCGCTTGATGCTACACAAAAAGGAATTTTCAAATTTTTAATAATTTCTGTGATACCTTCAATGGGTTGAATGTATT
Proteins encoded in this window:
- a CDS encoding HAD family phosphatase; translated protein: MNTTHSKYKCIIFDCDGVLVDSEAIGNQVLVDLANELGANIDLNYAYQHFKGGSLGGCMKQIETLISSELPNDFEERYRKRSFENFRQYIQPIEGITEIIKNLKIPFCVASSGPISKIRLNLEFTGLLPYFEDRIFSCYTLQKWKPDPAIFLWAASSMGFDPKDCVVIEDSLTGVKAAKAGGFDVFGYAAQDYTNELKGKADLVFEDMKELSYLL